In Oreochromis niloticus isolate F11D_XX unplaced genomic scaffold, O_niloticus_UMD_NMBU tig00001993_pilon, whole genome shotgun sequence, a genomic segment contains:
- the LOC109200616 gene encoding cyclin-dependent kinase 3-like — MDKYAIVTQVGEGTYGVVYHVKCCATDQRYALKCHENSKDGSMMDSTVRELSCLSALRGHPNIVETLDCFLHEGKISTLMPYLPLTLFKVIYQGRDHSGLLPITYISRFSLEIADALSYMHGLNMIHRDLTPANVLLTADTLTVKVADMGLSRYAAKSMSSGLVTESYRAPELFDAEEEEEEEEKKKCTAQYTCAIDMWSLGVLIVDAMEATMTFHSKNFPTYRIIKETLGRNDHSAKSMWNPLRVMPTLMGCLPVKRIALELLQYDPKHRLTARMLLDDSKWQRISDAITDVDIDRVKRYADIRQTA, encoded by the coding sequence ATGGACAAGTACGCGATTGTTACACAGGTAGGCGAAGGGACATATGGTGTTGTGTATCACGTTAAATGTTGCGCTACCGATCAACGCTACGCGTTGAAGTGCCACGAGAATAGCAAAGACGGCAGTATGATGGACTCCACCGTCCGAGAACTCTCTTGTCTATCGGCTCTGAGAGGCCACCCCAATATAGTGGAGACACTGGACTGTTTCCTTCACGAGGGCAAGATATCAACGCTCATGCCCTATCTCCCCTTAACGCTGTTTAAGGTGATCTACCAGGGTCGCGATCACTCGGGCCTGTTGCCGATTACGTACATCAGCCGTTTCTCTCTGGAGATCGCCGACGCTCTGTCTTACATGCACGGGCTTAACATGATACACAGAGATCTGACGCCCGCTAATGTGTTGCTTACAGCGGACACGCTAACCGTGAAGGTGGCAGATATGGGGCTTTCTAGGTATGCTGCAAAGTCCATGAGTTCTGGGTTGGTAACCGAGTCCTACAGAGCCCCGGAATTATTTGacgcagaggaggaggaggaggaggaggagaagaagaagtgtACTGCACAATACACCTGCGCAATCGACATGTGGAGCCTGGGAGTGCTGATAGTAGATGCCATGGAGGCGACGATGACCTTTCACAGTAAAAACTTTCCAACGTATAGAATCATCAAGGAAACTCTCGGTCGAAACGACCACAGCGCGAAAAGCATGTGGAATCCCCTGCGTGTAATGCCCACCCTAATGGGGTGTTTGCCAGTGAAGAGAATTGCCTTGGAATTGCTGCAGTACGACCCGAAGCACAGACTCACTGCGCGGATGTTACTAGATGACAGCAAATGGCAACGGATTTCCGATGCGATCACCGACGTTGATATTGACCGTGTGAAACGTTATGCTGACATTCGGCAAACAGCCTGA